Genomic window (Oncorhynchus mykiss isolate Arlee chromosome 21, USDA_OmykA_1.1, whole genome shotgun sequence):
TAATTCCTTTTCTAAGGGACACATGTTGGCTCATCAGCACCCCCAGAGGCAAAACTTCTATATCTTTAAAGGAGTATTCATTAGGCAATAAAGGTAATAAAAGTAACGTTGCTTTTTTTTGTCTTGCGGTAGGCTACAATATTTTTCAAAAGGAAATCAACTAAAATCTAACAGAGCCATGTTAGTAGTAATGTAGGCCGGCAGCTTGGAGAGCTTATTCTTTTCTATGACTAATATTTTGGAAAAGGTACAGGCGGAACGAAAATTGAGTCCAGTCTTGGTACCGGAAGTTTTGGGGAAGTAGATCGATGTTACTTCGCTCGTTGGGGAGCAGTCAAatcattttgttttcaaattattctGCGCTTTTACATACGTATATTTATAGCCATGGATGCATGTGGACTATCTAAAGACGTCAATGGTGTGTAATAAAATAACTTCTAGATAACGTTACCATGCTAGCTAATATCTGCAGAACTAATATCAAAAGCCTCATGTAAAAAGTGGCATAGTCTGCTATCAGTTGATCCCCGGCTAAAATCGGTTATGACTGCATTGTTAAGTCAAGTGTGCTTGTAATCCTATCTAACTAGCTATCAATTTAAAGTAAAGACAATTTGAATAGTAAAGTTATTGCTTAATGCAAATTAATCCTGACAAAGGCTCATGTCTGATGCTTCTATTCTATGGAGCCCCATCCTGTAACGACGAGATGAGAAATTATTGTCCGCATCATTAGCTGACAGACATAATGATATATtactactgtatatattttgaACAGTGTTCTGACTTCTGATTGAATGTTTGTCAATTTGTACACCTACATTTCAGATCCAGTTCTCAGTCTTTCTTCTCTGCACCTCCTGGTTCCACCCTTGAGGCTCCTGTCTGCTGCCATGTGGCAGGTGGCTCAGCAAAGAGATGTGAGGCACTATGAGAAGTTGGAGGAGTTTGTGACTCTGGTGACAGAGGCCATTCCAGAGCTGCTGAGCCACAGACATAGAGCTCAGCTCATTCTAGGTCTGAGAGCACGGGTGAGAGACGAGTCAGGGGGCATAGGGTTATTCAGTTGGCTGGAGAGCCCTGAAAAgcgcaaatgaaatatattgaacagaagagagagaattTCCTATGATGATGAGTAGAGAATTGGGTCTGTTCTATACATTATGTAACTGTCTGCAATCCTATGAATGGGTACTCCCCACCTGAGTTGATTGAGAGATGACAATGACATGGTTTCTCCAGCTACAGGTTTGTACCACAGTTAATACTTGTTTCTACTGTGTGATTCAGTTGGTTCTGGAGCTGTGCCGAGGCCCTGCCGACCCTCAAACCATCCAACCTTACCTGGACAGCATGCCCACTGCTACTCCAGGATGCACAGGAGTAAGTGGGCTATAGTCCTTTTAGAACAGAACTTGGTTGTTTTCCAAGTGGATTTGAGTGCACACAGCCACTATGTGATGAGATGATTGTATCTGTTTACTGTCTTGCAGTACAGAGACGCAGAGGTGGAAGCATCTGAATCAAATTTTGTGGTGCTTGTCCAATCACTGCTGAAGGACCCAATCGAGAGGGAGTGCTTCTTTCAGGTAATTTTACACTCGGCGCTGTGAGCCTCTTGCAGGACCGCGCTGCTTACGCCAAGGTTTTACTGAAAACAATGGGAGTGTCACGCCCGGGAAAAGTTACTCGTCCAGGCCTTCAAGAAAAAAAGTACTTGAAGTTACAATCCATCGCCTTGCCTCATTTAAATAATGTTCCCCCAACAGGAGGTGTTCCCGGAACAATATGGCCGACATTATGACACAGCGGTACAGACGTTAACATGGGAGTTCCTCTCCAGACTGGAACAACTGTTTCCAGTACCAGACCTCAAGCAGGTATTGAGCATTGTGGCATTTATAGCTTCTGGCAATTTAGCCTTTCTGGTATTGGATGATGCATAAATCTAGCACAGGTTAGGAATAGTACATTTTGGGAAGACAAACACAATTCTTTAGGCTACGGTGATTGAATATAAAATGCATTTCTAAAAGACATTCCCTTTCAGACCGCGACATGGCTCAGCTCTGCCCCTTCAGTCCTGGAGGAGTGTATGCAGTCTACCCCAGAGAATCTGAACCTCATTCTCCAGCACCATAACAGTTTTGGACATTTAAAAGAACCTTGTAAGTCTCCTGTAATGATTACCAAATCATGATGCAACGTTTTGTAGCACAGTACTGTTTAAAACTCACAGGTCTTTTTATGACACAGTTCTTGTCTTCTCTCGTtcagctgctctctcctcctccatgggCGAcagcatcctctcctctctgtccacccctaaAATGGTGGTCACCACTGAGCCGACCACTTTTGTCATCCGGTCAGAGTCGTCACATAACTCGACAGACGTGCTGGGCCCCATGTCTTTAGAGGACACTGATGCGGTAGTAGTAACAGTTTACACTGAAGTGGAGGTTGGAACAGAGGTGGAAGAAGAGATTGTAGAGACAATGAACGAGGAATACGTACCGTCAAACGCCTCTCCACTGCGGGAGGAGGTGGTTGAACTTAAAGCTGAGGATATGAATCTGGAGATGACAGTCGTTGAAGAATATGGCTACGTGGGGGAGGAGATGAGTGCAGCCGAGGAAGAGATGGACACAGTGAGTGTTCCGGTGGAGCAAGCAGATGAAGCCGTTAATATCAGTGAAGACATTGGAACTGGGACAGAGACTGTAGCAGTCAAAAAAGATGTCCAAGATGAGGTGGTGGCAGATCAGGACGGCCAATCGGAGACTGTGATTGTATGTGGGAACCAGGAAGGGAAGGACACGTCCCAAGTGGTCAACTTTCAAACCCAACAACCTGCGACGTCAAATGTGAGGCGGTCTACACGGCTGCAGTCGAAGACGCCAAGAACTTGGAGGAGGAAAAAGAACACTGAGAACAAGTATGAGTGATGATTAGAGAATAGGAGTACTGTCATTTAAAAAGGAATCTGCCATTTTGTCATCAAATTAGTGATATTTTTGTTTTCGTTTTTAATCACAGGAACAACGGTGAGGCCTCAAGCATGGTTCATGTCAACTCACCCAGGGGAAGAGAAGCCGGTAATAATGATCTCTCCAACTATTCTGATAGTGACTATTCTGACAGTCATCAGGGAAATGGTTATATACagtgaagtcagaagtttacacacacttaggttggagtcatttaaaactcatttttcaaccactccacaaatgtcctgttagcaaactatagctttggcaagccggttaggacatctactatgtgcatgacacaagtaattttggcaacaattgtttacagacagattatttcacttataattcagtgtatcacaattccagtgggtcagaagtttacatacactaagttgactgtgcctttaaacagcttggaaaattccagaaaattatgtcacagcttttgaagcttctgataggctaattgacataatttgagtcaattggaggtgtacctgtggatgtatttcaaggcctaccttcaaacgcagtgtctctttgcttgacatcatgggaaaatccaaagaaatcagcccagCCAAAAATTctagaactccacaagtctggttcatccttgggagaaatttccaaatgcctgaaggtaccacgttcgtctgtacaaacaatagtacgcaagtataaacaccatgagaccacgcagccgtcataccgctcaggaaggagacgcgttctgtctcctagagatgaatttactttggtgtgaaaagtgctaatcaatcccagaacaacagcaaaggaccttgtgaagatgctggaggaaacgggtacaaaagtatctatatccacagtaaaacgagtcctatatcgacacgacctgaaaggccactcagcaaggaagaagccactgctccaaaacctccataaaaaagccagtttACGGTTTgaaactacacatggggacaaagattgtactttttggagaaatgttatCTGATCTGGTGACaggaaaaataaaactgtttggccataatgaccatcgttatgtttggaggaaaaagggagaggctgcaagctgaagaacaccatcccaaccgtgaaacacaggggtggcagcatcatgttgtgggggtgctttgctgcaggaggaactggtacacttgacaaaatagatggcatcatgaagtagGACAATTGtgtggttatattgaagcaacatctcaagacatcagtcaggaagttaaagcttggtcgcaaatgggtcttccaaatggacaataaccccaagcatacttccaaagttgtggcaaaatggcttaaggacaacaaggtcaaggtattggagtggccatcacaaagccctgacctcaatcctatggaaaatgtgtgggcagaactgaaaaagcttgtgcgagcaaggaggcctacaaagctgactcagttacaccagctctttcaggaggaatggtccaaaattcacccaacttgttgtgggaagcttgtggaaggatacctgaaacgtttgacccaagtgaaacaattttaaaggcaatgccttatgtaaacttctgacccactgggactgtcattctctactattattctgacatttcacattcttaaaataaagtggtgatcctaactgacctaagacagggaatttttactaggattaaatgtcaggaattgtgaaacctgagttttaatgtatttggctaaggtgtatgtaaacttctgacttcaactgtacatattcaCAGTAGCAACAACTGAGGGACCAAAATGTGGAACAAATATGAATGTTTGGAAGATGTATGTCTTTCATTGTGTGGTCTCAATATATTTTTCAATGAGCATGCCCTTTATTTAATTCCCAAGCCATGCAAATAAAACATGCCTTGTCTGACTTCTGTCTCCCAGGTGGATCTGACAAGGTGACCCCCTTTACCTGCCCGAAGTGTGCCTACCACAGTGTGGAGGAAAAGAGCCTTCACCTCCACATGCAAAGCATTCACACAGAGGAGTACAACAAGCCCAATGTGTCTGGGAAAAACAGAGCAGCGGTTTCACCATGTCCTGACAACACTGGCCAGATATTCACATCAATCAAACCTCTCCTTTCTTCAAAAACTTTAATAACCGAAAACTCTGAGAATCAAACCGGTAATGCTGGGATTCCCACGAAAGCAAAAGGCTACCATAAGTCCCACACATGCGCCACGTGCGGTAGGCTCTTCACTCGCTCCTCCGATGTGAGGAGACACCAGCTCACCCACACGGGTGAGAGACCTTTCCACTGCTCTCAATGCGACAGGACCTTCCAGCATTCGTGGGACCTGACCAAGCATGAGAAGAAACATGGTGGGACATCCATCTCTTTCCCCTGCCAGCAGTGCGGGAGCTCCTTTGCCAACCTCCGCTCTCTGACAGCCCACCACAGAAGTTCCCACCTGGGCGAGAGCGACCTGCCCCACCTCTGCTCTATCTGTGGCAAGagcttcccctcctcctctgagTTGCTGGAGCACAGGAAGAGCCACGGGACCAGCCTCCAGTACATCTGCCAGCAGTGTGGAGAAAGCTTCCACTCCCTGCTGGCTCGCTCCCAACACCGGCAGACCCACCTGGTCAAGCGGCAGTTCAAATGCCCGCACTGCGACAAGAGCTATACGCGCAAAGCTGATGTGAAGAGGCACATGTTCTCCCACAGCGGCGAGCGACCGCACCAGTGCAACCAGTGTGGGAGATGCTTTTCCTTCCTCTTCCTGCTCAAGAAACACCAAATAGTTCACACGGGCGAGAGGCCTTTCCAGTGCTCCTACTGTCCCAAGAGGTTCACATTGATATCCATCCTGAGCAGACATGAGAGAATGCACACCGGGGAGAGACCCTTCCTctgctctcagtgtgggaagagctttctGTCCCAGGGGGAGCTGTCCAAGCACCACCGCTCCCACACTGATGAGAGACCGTACGCTTGCAATCAGTGTGACAAGAGGTTTAAGAGCAAAAAATCCCAACAGGAACATATCATCTCCCACACCGGCGTGCGCCCTTACCCTTGCTCTTACTGTGGGAAAGGATTCACCAAACCATACGCTCTGACCAGGCACCATCTCATACACACAGGGGAAAGACCATTCCCCTGCGTCCACTGTGGGAAGACATTTCTCACCCCCGCAGAGGTACAACTACACATCCGCATTCACACCGGGGAACGCCCTTACCCCTGCCCTGATTGTCAGCTGAAGTTTAGGAGTTCGTCAGACTTGGCACGACACAAACGCTTTCATACAGGGGTGCAGACATTTGTCTGTAACCAGTGTATGAAAAACTTTCCCACCTCGTCCAAACTGAAGAAACACATGGAGAACCACTCGGGGTCAGAGGCAGGCCAGAGCTCAGACTTTGGAGAAAATTCCAACCAAGCGTGAAGTAAGGGCAGCAGCACAATTGGCAAAAATGGCAGACACAATTAAAGTAAATTTACCTTCACAGCTATTATATTCTACAATGTCTCTGTCAAGGAAGGTCTTTCAACACCATTAGATCTCTAAAATAAGTTATCTTGTCAGTCTGGCTCATGGCCATTGAAATATAGCTGTCAATTATTTTGTCTGATCAAAGGGAGTTGCAACTCAATCATGTCCTTGACTTATTTTATTTGATTGTAAAACTAAAATAAGTGCTATGATCATCCAATTAGTCAATCAGTAGCTGGTCTATTAGAAGAGCTGGTAAATTAAAATGTTTGTCAATAACTTTTGAAGAATGTCAAAGATGAGTAAAAATGTTCTGTTACGGTAATGAACCAGCCTTAGGTGGATGCCAACTTGTCTCCTTGTCTTTACAGTTCCCAGCACAAAACATTTTGTTCCACTTTGtagccctctgtctctctgacacacaTACCAGTAATTAAAATGAAATCAATTGGgcggggggtacaggttaggccCATGTCGTGAAAACAATAGGCTTTGGGTAGCTTTGTGCAGAAGATCTGTTGGATGCCGGTTAAATCATTCCTAGGTGAACTATCCGATGCATTTCCGATGACAGGTCCTTTGTGACGCGCAGTAATTCCAGGATCACTTCCGGATTGCTTGTCGTTCGTGGCTACAAGCATGTTATTAACTGGTTTACTATTAGTAAAACATTCGTAGACAAAGCAAACGTAGTGTTCACAACATTATTTGCTACAATCTGTAGCGTTCAGGAAGGAACCGATGCATTAAATCCCGTCGTCTAACGGGATCCTCCATCTAACTTTTGTAACAACAGTCAGCATTTGGCCCACGCGACAAAATGGACTCTGAATTTTCGGCAGCGGACAATGCAGGTAGGCTGTATCTAATAAATGACCATGCAAATATGCCAGCCGCTGCATATACTATTTGCTACTATTTGCTAGTTATTTTGGGGTATGTTCGGCAAGACACCATGTTCACAGCCTGTTTGCAGTCAAAAATGAAGTCCACAGGACACAAGCAGTACTCACGTATTTCTACAACAATTATGAACATTTGCTCCACTGAATATGCCCCAGTACCCATAATTAAGATGCATAAGCTACATTCAATTACACAAGACTGTTGTGAAACGTTATTTAACCATTTCAGATAATGCACTAGCTATGTTGCAGATTGATTTTAAAATTGTTTACAATGTTCTTTTGAAATACTCTTTCCAAGCCAATGAAGGTACAACACATGACAAAgtttgtggacacctgctcgtggAACATTGAaaagtcatgggcattaatatggggttggtcccccttttgctgctataacaacagCCTCCACTAGATATCCTgtgaagactttccactagatgttggaaaattgctgcGGGGACTGGCTTCCATTCGGCcacatgagcattagtgaggttgggcactgatgttgggcgattaggcctggctcacagtcggcgttccaattcatcccagaggtgttcgttgaggtcagggctcagggcaggctagtcaagttctttacagaccgatctcgacaaaccatttctctatggaTCTCGCtatgtgcacgggggcattgtcatgctgaaacaggaaaggtccttccccaaatttttgccacaaagttgaaaggacagaatcgtctagaatgtcattgtatgctgtagtgttaagatgtcccttcactggaactaaggggtctagcatggaaaaacaaccccagatcattattcctcctccaccaaactttatagttggcactatgcattcggacaggtagcgttctcctggactccgccaaacccagattcgtcgttggactaccagatggtgaggcgtgattcatcattccagagaacgctccagagtccaatggcggcaagcgttacaccactccagctgaagcttggcattgcacatggtgaccttaggcttgtgtgtggctgctcggccatggaaacccatttcacgaagctcccgacaaacagctcttgtgctgacattgcttccagaggcagttttgaactctatagtgagtgttgcaaccgaggaccgACAAATTGTAcgagctacgcgcttcagcactcaacggtcgcgttctgtgagcttgtgtggcctaccactttgcggctgagctgttgttgctcctagagtttccacttcacaataacaacacttacagttgactggggcagctctagcagggcagaaatttgacgaactgacttgttggaatgtTGCcgttctatgacggtgccacgttgaaagtcactgagctcttcagtaaggctattctactgaaaatgtttgtctatgaagattgcatggctgtgtgctagattttatacatctgtcagcaactgGTTTAGCTGAAACacccaaatccactaatttgaaggggtctccacatacttttgtatatacagtgtatgcgTTTGACGTTCTGATTGCAACCGTATTATTCATTTTTCCATGCTGTTTtaggtctccctctcctctccctctgcctcttggTTCCACCCATTCAGCTTATGTCCGCGTCCATTTGGCAGGTGGTGCAACAGCGAGATGCCATGAATTATGCAATGCTGGCAGAGTTTGTCTCCCTGGTGACAGAAATGGTCCCTGAGTTGCTGATCTATAGGCACAGggcccaacttattttgggattGCGAGCAAGGGTGAGTGTTACAACCCTAATGAGTGAGTGTAGAGGCATATATAGAGACCTTATGTATTCCTTTTAGAATCCGAGAGTGGAAGATGTGGTTTTGTGTAGGCACACTCATTTCAAAACAGTCCTTTTAGAATCCGAGAGTGGAAGATGTAGTTTCGTGTAGGCACACTCATTTCAAAACAGTCCGAATGTTGAATAAACTTCATTTAGACAAACTTTACCTGTTGTCTGCTGATTTTTATCCTCATGTCGGAGGTCATCGGTGAGAAAATATCCACAGGGAGGTGTTATTAGCCCGACTTTCAGTTCTCCGTATACGTTTTCAATACTGATGCATGGGACGTAAACACGTGCACAATATCTAAACAATGGCCAAGCGTGACCAAACGTTGACAACTTTTCATTTGTAGTATATCACATGCGCTTCCAGCTGATTGCGAAGTGGACGTGCTTCAGTCGACAACGTTTGGTTACGTTCGGCTATTGTTTGCATATTGTGCATCATGTGCAATGCGTCAGGAGATAGAAAATACAAACCGTGGAAATATTATCTTTATTTTCTACTGCCAAAAGGACAACAGCACGGACAACCGGTAAATTGAGTGTAAATgtcattttattcaacattctggcttgtagagaCTACTGCATATTTTTTTAGGGTGACTTTTTCAGACTGAAAAGCCATGGGGTGACCATGGTAACAGTCTGAcgtactataactatataactaatgAATAACGGTGCATGGGGTATGTGTTATTGCAGCACATTCTGGAGTTGTGTCGCAGTGAGCATCCTGTAGAACCTCAGGTCATCTTAACCCAGCTGTACATGATTCAACCACTTACCCACTTCAGTAATGATGTAAGTTGATCGTCAATGAATACCTTCTTCCTGGAGGAGTAGACTGGAGTGAAATGCACTGCTATAGATACACTGTATGTTGGACAAATGTGTCCTTGTTTGATGTATCCTACAGGTAAGTGACACAGAGGTGGAGTCGTCAGAGACTCGTTTTCTGGAGCTGGTCCAGACCCTGCTTAAAGACCCTGATGAGAGAGAGCATTTTTTCACAGTGAGACTTCACAGAACACATGTCCTCTTGCATTGGATTTACAGGTCAATGAAGTAAAGTGTTTTGCATTGCATTTACCTGTATATTAAATCATGTGGAGGGGTTTTCTTCCTCATCTGTGTCCCTCAGGAGATATTCCCAGTGGAGTATGGACCACAATATGACATCGAGCTGCAGACTCTACTGTGGGAGTTCCTGTCCAGATTGGTTCAACTGTTACCGACCCCTGACCTCGCACAGGTGAGGGAAAGAATACCTTCTATTCACACCTACTGTTTAATAATCATTGTGCAGTACCAGATTAATTAAACTGTGCAAGGAACCATGTGAAGTGGAATATTCAGTAGATACATATCTATTATTTGATCTATCCCCCAGACAATGGCATGGCTCGGTACTGCCCCCTCAGTCTTGGATGATTGTGCCCATGTTATATCTCATCCAGCAGATCTGAAGAGTCTTCTCCAGCACCATAAACGTCTTGGACATTTGGAGCAACATGGTGGGTGACACGTAGCAAATGTATCCGTGCAGTTTTAAAACTGAACATGGCATTCATCCAAATGGATTGACTTTAATTGTAGCATCCTCTCTTTGAACAGTACCCCCCTGCGCCATGGGCGACttcatcctgtcctctctctccatcccgccACACAGTAGAACCATGATCAGCACTGAGCAGACCACCTGTGACAACCAGTCAGAACCCTTGGAGGAGTTTGTGGATGACTTCGATGTGGAAATTGTAACTCTGACTGATTATGAAGAGGTTGAACTAGGTTTGAgtcaggaggaggtggaggatgggaaCGATGACGAAGGACAGACCATGGAGGACAAGGAAGAAGAGCCTAAAGAAACGCCCGCTGAagaagtggaggaagaggagaaagtgATGGAGGACCATGAAGAGGGGGACTTGGAGAGCAACTCACATCTAGAAGAAGCTGAGAATGACCCAGCATCCTCCCATCACCAAACATCCTCTGGGCCCCACATCTGCTCTGTCTGTGAGAAGAGCTTCAAGTTTGCCTCTGCACTAATAGCTCATCAGGTCATCCATACAGGAGAGCGCCCGTATGTGTGCCATCTGTGTGGACGGTGTTTCTCCTTCAGGCAGTCTCTGGACAGGCACAAACAGACACATAAGGATGGGCGCGTTTACGACTGTTTAATCTGTGGGGAGACCTTTCAGTCCTTGTCAGCCCGCACAGAGCACAAGAAGAGCCATATGGAGCAAGGCGCTTACCAGTGCTCACAGTGCCACAGGAAGTTCAACTGGGCGTCGGCCATGGTGAGACACCTGAAGGCTCACACAGAGGGCACTGAGGTCAAAACGCAGGAACTTACAAAAAGCCTGAAGTCTGAGAAAGAGAATATAGGGATTAAAGAGATTGTAGGAGAGGTGGCTATTGAACCCCCTGAAACAGACCCGGTGTTGGAGGATGGAGGGAAATCCTGTCACAATCCACAGGAAGGAGCGGGTCAGTCCACTTCATCTGAGCCTGCAGTGTTGGTGCCTGGACTTCTGGACAAGGTTGTAACACTTGTCACGGTCCGTACCAGTGGTAGGAAAACAAAACCGACCTTGAAGGTGCAGATGGTGAACCTGCAGAAGCTGAAGGGAAAGGTTGCCACCCCAAAGAGGACGGATGGAAGCTTGATGAACCCCCAGGGTTTCACACCATTGCATTTTAAGAGGTAAAGTAGATCGACGCAGACATTTTAAGGTTAAATAACAAGTTTGGTATTTTAAGTGAACTCAACTGTCATCTCATGGCATTAATGGTCTAGGcgggcaattccacggtaacagagTGACACTGAGACTCCGATGTttttactttaaaatgtatgtcaaacaaaaaacaaagtTTATTAACAGACAGCACaaactgtcattctgttaccaaactacTGTTTTTCAAGTAAATGTATCCTTGTACAATTCTCTGTGGAAATTGTTCAATGTTGTCCTTGTGcatagttgtatggtttgtttaacttcgCAATCATTGGtgtttgtttgacatacattttaaagtgaaaaatctgagtctgTGTCACTCTGTTACCTTGGAATTGCCCTCTACCTGTTTATCTTCAACAGTGAGGAACACTCCTATGGCTCACCAGTGGTCTCAACAAAGGAAGGAGATACAGGTGCTTGTATTACCTTATTAGTTTTGCATAAGTGTGTAATTGTTTGGTCTGTTGAGTGGTTACCTACATACATTGCTTAAACAATTGTTTGTATCCTGCCCTTATTGAATCCATCAGGTTTTCATTTATACTTTGTTGGTCCTTCAGGGTGGTGTCCATTCATCAACTCAGACGAGGCGTCCGTCCAGCAGCACATTGAGACGAACCACTCGGGGGAAGCGCAGGAAGACGCTCCGTCTGCTCCGCACCAAACAGGCCAAGCGGGACACTATGATTGCCCAGACTGTAACAGCAGCTACAAGTTTCAGTCCTTACTGAAATACCATCGGCGCGTCCACACCGGCGAGCGCCCATACGTGTGCCCTCAGTGCGGACGCCGCTTCTCCTTCAAGCAGTCACTGGAGAGGCACGGACAGACACACAAGGATGGGCGCAAGCATGACTGTCTGATCTGTGGGCAGAACTTCAAGTCCTTGTCAGCGTACACAGAGCACAAGAAGAACCACATGGAGAACGGTGTGTATCGGTGTTCGGAATGCGACCGGCGGTTCTCCTGGAAGTCTGCGCTGG
Coding sequences:
- the LOC110518396 gene encoding zinc finger protein 17, producing the protein MDSEFSAADNAGLPLLSLCLLVPPIQLMSASIWQVVQQRDAMNYAMLAEFVSLVTEMVPELLIYRHRAQLILGLRARHILELCRSEHPVEPQVILTQLYMIQPLTHFSNDVSDTEVESSETRFLELVQTLLKDPDEREHFFTEIFPVEYGPQYDIELQTLLWEFLSRLVQLLPTPDLAQTMAWLGTAPSVLDDCAHVISHPADLKSLLQHHKRLGHLEQHVPPCAMGDFILSSLSIPPHSRTMISTEQTTCDNQSEPLEEFVDDFDVEIVTLTDYEEVELGLSQEEVEDGNDDEGQTMEDKEEEPKETPAEEVEEEEKVMEDHEEGDLESNSHLEEAENDPASSHHQTSSGPHICSVCEKSFKFASALIAHQVIHTGERPYVCHLCGRCFSFRQSLDRHKQTHKDGRVYDCLICGETFQSLSARTEHKKSHMEQGAYQCSQCHRKFNWASAMVRHLKAHTEGTEVKTQELTKSLKSEKENIGIKEIVGEVAIEPPETDPVLEDGGKSCHNPQEGAGQSTSSEPAVLVPGLLDKVVTLVTVRTSGRKTKPTLKVQMVNLQKLKGKVATPKRTDGSLMNPQGFTPLHFKSEEHSYGSPVVSTKEGDTGWCPFINSDEASVQQHIETNHSGEAQEDAPSAPHQTGQAGHYDCPDCNSSYKFQSLLKYHRRVHTGERPYVCPQCGRRFSFKQSLERHGQTHKDGRKHDCLICGQNFKSLSAYTEHKKNHMENGVYRCSECDRRFSWKSALVRHLRTHTENATEAELSYKCPRCDLGFSSSTYLNRHLLTHQEERLHVCSCGKNFAYKAALTAHQRTHLKERPHQCKQCGKGFLYKGGLVSHMKIHSEEMPFMCSFCGKSFKRERNMKKHERCHTRENVFSCSQCDKTFVYKATLTRHELTHSGERPFLCSDCGKGFFSHAELLKHERFHTGHKPFQCSHCGKQFTQSCYLTIHLRYHTGVRPYSCTHCDKSFLSANRLKRHLRTHTGEKPYLCSECGKGFKQSYHLKMHQQTHATKIY